Proteins encoded by one window of Mycolicibacterium cosmeticum:
- a CDS encoding glucarate dehydratase family protein: MAPAAIRITGARITPVAFVDPPLLNTVGVHQPYALRAIIELITDVGLVGLGETYADTRHLARLNAAAEAITGLDVFALNAIRSAIADRLRGDDAAVGTAGMITSASAVDQVFSPFEVACLDVQGHASGRPVADLLGGAVREAVPFSAYLFYKWASHPDQEPDSWGAALDPAGLVAQARRMVDEYGFTAIKLKGGVFPPEEEMAAIEELHAAFPNHPLRLDPNAAWTPQTSIKVASGLAGILEYLEDPTPGIAGMAEVAAQAPMPLATNMCVVAFDQLAPAVAAGAVKVVLSDHHYWGGLQRSRLLAGICDTFGLGLSMHSNSHLGISLAAMVHLAAATPNLTYACDTHWPWKSEDVVKPGVLSIRDGSVAVPVTPGLGVELDPDALAALHEQYLRCGIRDRDDTGYMRSIAPAFEAVSPRW; encoded by the coding sequence ATGGCGCCCGCAGCCATCCGGATCACCGGAGCCCGCATCACCCCGGTCGCCTTCGTCGACCCGCCGCTGCTCAACACCGTGGGGGTGCACCAGCCCTACGCGCTGCGGGCGATCATCGAACTGATCACCGACGTCGGCCTGGTCGGCCTCGGCGAGACCTACGCCGATACCCGCCACCTGGCCCGGCTGAACGCGGCGGCCGAGGCGATCACCGGACTGGATGTGTTCGCGCTCAACGCCATCCGGTCCGCCATCGCCGACCGGCTGCGCGGTGACGACGCCGCCGTCGGCACCGCGGGGATGATCACCTCCGCCAGCGCCGTCGACCAGGTGTTCTCGCCGTTCGAGGTGGCGTGCCTGGATGTGCAAGGTCATGCCAGCGGCCGGCCGGTGGCCGATCTGCTCGGCGGCGCGGTGCGCGAGGCCGTGCCGTTCAGCGCGTACCTGTTCTACAAGTGGGCTTCCCATCCGGACCAGGAGCCCGATTCCTGGGGTGCGGCGCTCGACCCGGCCGGCCTGGTGGCGCAGGCCCGCCGCATGGTCGACGAATACGGTTTCACCGCAATCAAACTCAAGGGCGGGGTATTCCCACCCGAGGAGGAGATGGCGGCCATCGAGGAGTTGCACGCGGCCTTCCCGAACCACCCGCTGCGGCTGGACCCCAACGCCGCCTGGACCCCGCAGACCTCGATCAAGGTGGCCTCCGGGCTGGCCGGCATCCTGGAATACCTGGAGGACCCCACCCCCGGCATCGCGGGCATGGCCGAGGTCGCGGCGCAGGCCCCGATGCCACTGGCGACCAACATGTGCGTGGTGGCCTTCGACCAGCTGGCGCCCGCCGTCGCCGCGGGTGCGGTGAAAGTGGTGCTCTCCGACCACCATTACTGGGGTGGCCTGCAACGCTCCCGGTTGCTCGCCGGCATCTGCGACACCTTCGGGCTCGGCCTGTCCATGCACTCCAACTCGCACCTGGGCATCAGCCTGGCCGCGATGGTGCACCTGGCCGCCGCCACCCCGAACTTGACCTATGCCTGTGACACGCACTGGCCTTGGAAGAGCGAAGACGTGGTCAAGCCCGGGGTGCTGAGCATCCGGGACGGCAGCGTCGCCGTCCCGGTCACCCCGGGACTCGGCGTCGAACTCGACCCCGACGCCCTGGCCGCGCTGCACGAGCAGTACCTGCGGTGCGGCATCCGCGACCGCGACGACACCGGTTACATGCGCAGCATCGCCCCGGCGTTCGAGGCGGTCAGTCCACGCTGGTAG
- a CDS encoding 2-hydroxyacid dehydrogenase translates to MPDSRPDSRPDSAPRAVPATPRVLQVGPLKDSLAETLQAKYDALVLPSADGAERAGFLATHGADVTAVVTSGRTGVDAALMAALPALGAVINFGVGYDTTDVDAAAAAGIGVSNTPDVLTDCVADTAVGLLIDVLRRFTDADRYLRAGRWTVDGNYPLTRQVSNTRVGIIGMGRIGGAIAKRLSAFGCTIGYHNRHRVPDSPYRYAATPVDLARDVDVLVVAAAGGDGTRGLVSADVLDALGPEGYLINIARGSVVDEAALVTALQQGRLAGAGLDVFVDEPNVPVELLRMDNVVLLPHVGSGTVQTRAAMEALTLRNLDEFLATGRLVTPVLQPGARV, encoded by the coding sequence ATGCCCGATTCGAGGCCCGATTCGAGGCCAGATTCCGCGCCGCGCGCCGTCCCGGCCACGCCGCGCGTCCTGCAGGTCGGCCCGCTGAAGGACTCGCTCGCCGAGACCTTGCAGGCCAAGTACGACGCCCTGGTCCTGCCCTCCGCGGATGGTGCAGAGCGCGCCGGGTTCCTGGCCACCCACGGTGCCGACGTGACCGCGGTGGTGACCTCGGGCCGCACCGGGGTGGACGCCGCGCTGATGGCGGCGCTGCCGGCGCTGGGCGCGGTGATCAACTTCGGGGTCGGCTACGACACCACCGATGTCGATGCGGCGGCCGCGGCAGGGATCGGCGTGAGCAACACGCCCGACGTGCTCACCGACTGCGTCGCCGACACCGCCGTCGGTCTGCTGATCGACGTGCTGCGCCGGTTCACCGACGCCGACCGCTATCTGCGGGCCGGCCGCTGGACCGTCGACGGCAACTACCCGCTGACCCGGCAGGTCAGCAACACCCGGGTCGGGATCATCGGCATGGGCCGGATCGGCGGGGCAATTGCCAAGCGGCTCAGCGCTTTCGGCTGCACCATCGGCTACCACAACCGCCATCGGGTGCCGGATTCGCCGTACCGCTACGCCGCGACGCCGGTGGATTTGGCCCGCGATGTCGACGTGCTGGTGGTGGCCGCGGCCGGCGGCGACGGAACCCGTGGCCTGGTGAGTGCCGATGTGCTGGACGCCCTCGGGCCCGAGGGCTATCTGATCAACATCGCGCGCGGCAGCGTCGTCGACGAGGCCGCGCTGGTGACCGCGTTGCAGCAAGGCCGGCTGGCCGGGGCGGGTCTGGACGTCTTCGTCGACGAACCGAATGTTCCCGTCGAGTTGCTGCGCATGGACAACGTCGTGCTGCTGCCCCATGTCGGCAGCGGCACCGTGCAGACCCGGGCCGCGATGGAGGCGCTCACGCTGCGCAACCTGGACGAGTTCCTGGCCACCGGGCGGTTGGTGACACCGGTGCTGCAGCCGGGCGCGCGGGTCTGA
- a CDS encoding TetR/AcrR family transcriptional regulator: MSDPKPDSAPRVRRRYGGQEAADRVAERRSRLLAAGLELMGTRGVAGTTVRGVTELSGVAPRYFYESFADIEALHLAVYGEVIEEGAQRSVAALASAPADDRARIRAVLEEMVDLILADPRKGRILVLEATASPALGRRSLAESRRFAGMLASSAASGGDPGLEPDSLPTDIRLIAQFLVGGMISTVGAVLLGDVQVERAHLVDVLVDLFAAVRTTTSVD, encoded by the coding sequence GTGTCCGATCCCAAGCCCGACAGCGCACCCCGCGTCCGCCGGCGCTATGGCGGCCAGGAGGCCGCGGACCGGGTGGCCGAGCGCCGCAGCCGGTTGCTGGCCGCCGGCCTGGAACTGATGGGCACCCGCGGCGTCGCGGGAACGACGGTGCGCGGCGTGACGGAACTGTCCGGGGTGGCACCCCGATACTTCTACGAGAGCTTCGCCGATATCGAGGCGCTGCACCTCGCGGTGTACGGCGAGGTGATCGAAGAGGGCGCCCAGCGCTCGGTGGCGGCGCTGGCCAGCGCACCCGCCGATGACCGCGCCCGTATCCGGGCGGTGCTGGAGGAGATGGTCGACCTGATCCTGGCCGACCCGCGCAAGGGCCGAATCCTGGTGCTGGAGGCCACCGCCTCCCCGGCGCTGGGCCGGCGCAGCCTGGCCGAGTCCCGCCGGTTCGCCGGCATGCTGGCATCGTCGGCCGCCAGCGGTGGTGATCCCGGGCTCGAGCCCGACAGCCTGCCCACCGATATCCGGCTGATCGCGCAATTCCTGGTCGGCGGGATGATCAGCACGGTGGGTGCCGTCCTGCTGGGCGACGTCCAGGTGGAACGCGCCCACCTCGTCGACGTACTGGTCGACCTGTTCGCCGCCGTGCGGACGACTACCAGCGTGGACTGA
- a CDS encoding 5-dehydro-4-deoxyglucarate dehydratase yields the protein MLDGVLFFPVTPFTGTGEVNLEALAAHVAKGVDAGPGGVFVACGTGEFHALEAQEFGGVVRTAVAATAGRVPVYAGAGGSVAQAKVFAKTAAAAGADGLLLLPPYLVTMPQQGLIDYTREVAAATDLPVIVYNRGNARYTEESAAEVAQIPNVVGFKDGTGDVDRVSRIVRAVTDVLAPSGKAFQFFNGLPTAEVSQQAYRAIGVTLYSSATFAFAPELALAYYRALEAGDEEALGALQREFFHPLVRLRDTVPGYAVSLIKAGVTMEGIDAGPVRPPLVMPSAEHLTELTQIIKAGRAVL from the coding sequence ATGCTTGACGGCGTCCTGTTCTTTCCCGTCACCCCCTTCACCGGCACCGGCGAGGTGAACCTGGAGGCGCTCGCCGCGCACGTCGCCAAGGGTGTGGACGCCGGCCCCGGCGGTGTGTTCGTCGCTTGTGGCACAGGCGAATTCCATGCCCTGGAGGCCCAGGAGTTCGGCGGGGTGGTGCGCACCGCGGTGGCTGCCACCGCCGGCCGGGTTCCGGTGTACGCCGGCGCGGGCGGGTCGGTGGCCCAGGCCAAGGTCTTCGCGAAGACGGCCGCCGCCGCCGGCGCCGACGGCCTGCTGCTGCTGCCGCCGTATCTGGTCACCATGCCGCAGCAGGGCCTGATCGACTACACCCGCGAGGTCGCGGCCGCCACCGACCTGCCGGTCATCGTCTACAACCGGGGTAATGCCCGCTACACCGAGGAGTCCGCCGCGGAGGTGGCCCAGATCCCGAACGTGGTCGGATTCAAGGACGGCACCGGCGATGTCGACCGGGTGTCGCGCATCGTGCGGGCCGTCACCGACGTCCTCGCCCCGTCCGGCAAGGCCTTCCAGTTCTTCAACGGTCTGCCCACCGCCGAGGTGTCCCAGCAGGCCTACCGCGCCATCGGGGTGACGCTGTACTCGTCGGCCACCTTCGCCTTCGCCCCTGAGCTGGCACTGGCCTACTACCGGGCGCTGGAAGCCGGCGACGAGGAGGCGCTCGGGGCGTTGCAGCGGGAGTTCTTCCACCCGCTGGTGCGGCTGCGGGACACCGTGCCGGGTTACGCCGTGTCGCTGATCAAGGCCGGCGTGACGATGGAGGGCATCGACGCCGGGCCGGTGCGCCCGCCGCTGGTGATGCCCTCGGCCGAACACCTCACCGAACTGACCCAGATCATCAAAGCCGGTCGCGCGGTGCTGTGA
- a CDS encoding LysR substrate-binding domain-containing protein: protein MFSLARLSCFIAVAEELHFGRAAERLHMTQPPLSRQIQQLEAELGVQLIDRTTRSVTLTPAGIAFLPDARRILQLAESAALTVKRVPAGDLGTVVVGFTAASAHAVLPRLLERTRAKLPDVKLELREMVSAAQIEGLMTGEIDLGMARPPLKRPGIVSRPLLHEQLVAALPAEHPLVAQARQLTLNDLDGQDVVMYSPIEARYFNELLISAFTIAGATPRYVQFVTQVHTMLVLVRSGIGIALVPASAATLHPEGVVFRSIGAFRERPVELDAAWRQDSTNPALLRLLRDVLPAREWTTDDLVELHP from the coding sequence ATGTTCTCGTTGGCCCGGCTGTCCTGCTTCATCGCCGTCGCCGAGGAACTGCATTTCGGCCGCGCCGCCGAACGCCTGCACATGACCCAGCCCCCGCTGAGCCGGCAGATCCAGCAGCTGGAGGCCGAACTGGGGGTGCAGCTGATCGACCGCACCACCCGCTCGGTCACCCTCACGCCCGCGGGGATCGCGTTCCTGCCCGACGCCCGCCGCATCCTGCAGCTGGCCGAGAGTGCGGCCCTGACCGTCAAGCGGGTGCCGGCCGGCGACCTGGGCACCGTGGTTGTCGGATTCACCGCGGCCTCGGCCCATGCGGTGCTGCCGCGGCTGCTCGAACGCACCAGGGCCAAGCTGCCGGATGTGAAACTGGAACTGCGCGAGATGGTTTCGGCCGCCCAGATCGAGGGCCTGATGACCGGCGAGATCGATCTGGGGATGGCGCGGCCGCCGCTGAAGCGCCCCGGCATCGTGTCCCGGCCACTGCTGCACGAGCAGCTGGTGGCCGCGCTGCCCGCCGAGCACCCGCTGGTGGCTCAGGCCCGTCAGCTCACCCTCAACGACCTGGACGGCCAAGACGTCGTCATGTACTCGCCGATCGAGGCGCGGTACTTCAACGAGCTGCTCATCAGTGCCTTCACCATCGCCGGCGCCACGCCGCGGTACGTGCAGTTCGTGACCCAGGTGCACACCATGCTGGTGCTGGTGCGCTCGGGCATCGGGATCGCCCTGGTGCCGGCCTCGGCCGCGACGCTGCATCCCGAGGGCGTGGTGTTCCGGTCCATCGGTGCGTTCCGCGAGCGGCCGGTCGAACTCGACGCCGCCTGGCGACAGGACAGCACCAACCCGGCGCTGCTGCGGCTGCTCCGTGATGTGCTTCCGGCCCGCGAGTGGACCACCGACGACCTGGTGGAGCTGCACCCCTGA
- a CDS encoding aldehyde dehydrogenase (NADP(+)) — translation MIIAGVPVAGTGTEVRGFNPATGETLEPAFHYGDESHVDAACAAAAEAFGPYRATTAEQRAQFLETVAAGIEAIKAELVARAVAESGLPEARITGEVGRTTGQLRLFAAVLREGSWNGARIDPAQPDRSPLPRPDIRQRAVPLGPVAVFGASNFPLAFSVAGGDTASALAAGCPVVVKAHDAHPGTSELVGAAITRAVAQTGMPAGTFSLLFGSGPGLGTALVTDPRIKAVGFTGSRYAGTALVAAAAARPEPIPVYAEMSAVNPVFLLEGALRARGAEIGTAFVGSLTMGSGQFCTNPGLVLAVDGPGLADFLTAAESALVGVAATPMLTPGIAAGYAKGVATLRAESTLVAQGRPADNETSCQAALFSADAQTFLASEALQAEVFGAASVLVRCADIDEMVRVAAALEGQLTATVHAEESDYGVAAKLLPVLELRAGRILFNGWPTGVEVGYAMVHGGPYPATSDARTTSVGARAIERFLRPVCYQDVPSALLPSAIADGNPDRIWRRVDGQLSRD, via the coding sequence ATGATCATCGCCGGGGTGCCCGTCGCCGGAACCGGCACCGAGGTCCGCGGTTTCAACCCGGCCACCGGCGAGACGCTGGAGCCCGCCTTCCACTACGGCGACGAGTCGCACGTCGACGCCGCGTGCGCCGCGGCCGCCGAGGCGTTCGGTCCTTACCGGGCCACCACCGCCGAGCAGCGCGCCCAATTCCTGGAGACGGTCGCCGCCGGCATCGAGGCGATCAAGGCCGAACTGGTGGCGCGCGCCGTCGCCGAGAGCGGCCTGCCCGAGGCCCGCATCACCGGCGAGGTGGGCCGCACCACCGGTCAGCTGCGCCTGTTCGCGGCGGTGCTGCGCGAGGGCAGTTGGAACGGCGCCCGCATCGACCCCGCCCAGCCCGATCGCAGCCCCCTGCCGCGCCCCGACATCCGCCAGCGCGCGGTGCCGCTCGGCCCGGTCGCGGTATTCGGCGCGAGCAACTTCCCGCTGGCGTTCTCGGTCGCCGGCGGTGACACCGCGTCCGCGCTGGCGGCCGGGTGCCCCGTGGTGGTCAAGGCGCACGACGCGCACCCGGGCACCTCCGAACTGGTCGGGGCGGCCATCACGCGCGCGGTGGCCCAGACCGGGATGCCCGCGGGCACCTTCTCCCTGCTGTTCGGCTCCGGACCCGGCCTGGGTACCGCGCTGGTCACCGATCCGCGGATCAAGGCCGTCGGATTCACCGGATCTCGTTACGCGGGAACGGCATTGGTGGCCGCGGCCGCGGCGCGCCCGGAACCCATCCCGGTGTACGCCGAGATGAGCGCCGTCAACCCGGTCTTCCTGCTCGAGGGTGCGCTGCGGGCACGCGGCGCCGAGATCGGCACGGCGTTCGTCGGCTCGCTGACCATGGGATCCGGACAGTTCTGCACCAATCCCGGGTTGGTGCTGGCCGTGGACGGCCCGGGGCTGGCGGACTTCCTGACCGCCGCGGAGTCCGCGCTCGTCGGGGTGGCGGCCACCCCGATGCTCACCCCCGGCATCGCCGCCGGCTACGCCAAGGGTGTGGCCACCCTGCGGGCCGAGTCCACCCTCGTGGCTCAGGGTCGGCCCGCCGACAATGAAACCTCCTGCCAGGCAGCGCTGTTCAGCGCCGATGCCCAGACCTTCCTGGCTTCGGAGGCGTTGCAGGCCGAGGTGTTCGGTGCCGCCAGCGTGCTGGTGCGCTGCGCCGACATCGACGAGATGGTGCGGGTGGCTGCCGCGCTGGAGGGGCAACTGACGGCCACCGTGCACGCCGAGGAGTCCGACTACGGTGTCGCGGCGAAACTGCTGCCCGTGCTGGAACTCAGGGCCGGGCGCATCTTGTTCAACGGCTGGCCCACCGGTGTCGAGGTCGGCTACGCCATGGTGCACGGCGGGCCGTACCCCGCCACCTCGGACGCGCGCACCACCTCGGTCGGTGCCCGCGCCATCGAGCGTTTCCTGCGTCCGGTGTGTTACCAGGACGTCCCATCGGCGTTGCTGCCCAGCGCCATTGCCGACGGCAACCCGGACCGCATCTGGCGCCGGGTCGACGGCCAACTGTCCCGCGACTGA
- a CDS encoding Pls/PosA family non-ribosomal peptide synthetase → MTAEPVPVIPPQYLLSSSAPEPRTLIDILYDTARRHPDAPAIDDGEIQLTYAELIGDIEESVAWLAARGIGRGDRIGIRMPSGSYALYTAILATLASGAAYVPVDADDPDERAALVFGEADVVAVITEKGLVRGPGSSRGWRAAAPLTRDDAWIIFTSGSTGTPKGVAVTHRNAAAFVDAEARMFLQSNPLGPGDRVLAGLSVAFDASCEEMWLAWRHGACLVPAPRSLVRSGMDLGPWLVSRDITVVSTVPTLAALWPAEALEAVRLLIFGGEACPPELAERLAVDGREVWNTYGPTEATVVACAAPLDGKGPVSIGLPLPGWDLVVVDKDGAPVGYGDVGELVIGGVGLARYLDPDKDAEKYAPMPTLGWDRAYRSGDLVRLEADGLYFQGRADDQVKVGGRRIELGEVDAALVHLPGVSGGAAAVRKTASGTPLLVGYIASADPAFDLAAARTALAAALPAALVPRLVLLDELPTRTSGKVDRNALPWPPPGAAAEDEPDLGTGTTGWLAGLWRDVLGATIDGPEADFFALGGGSLSAAQLVTAVRARYPQVTVADLYDHPRLGSLAGYLDELAPPPQVQTRTVAPTPLLTQLAQVVLSVPLATLSALQWVVWLAVLDNIAAATHLVPWAVHLNWWIVLAGFLIFITPLGRMGIAVLGARTLLSNLQPGTYRRGGSEHLRVWFAERLADASGAENQAGAPWLVYYARALGNSVGKGVDLHSAPPVTGMLTIGHRASIEPEVDLTGHWIDGDLFHVGPISVGNDATIGARTTLFPGAGVGKNADVAPGSGVVGKVKNGQYWKGSPAAKSGKARHPWPDERPPRSTVWMAVYAVTSMLLGALPLAGVAAGLAVLAWAVRGTSTPTAAIVPALLWTPVAALAAMAAYAALTVVGVRVLSIGLTEGYHPVRSRVGWQLWATERLMDAARNYLFPIYASLLTPWWLRVLGAKVGKGTEISTALLTPKFTVVEDGAFLADDTMVASYELGGGWIHVARATIGKRAFLGNSGITQPGRRVPDDGLVAVLSAAPHKAKAGSSWLGSPPIRLRRNPTDADAMRTFHPSARLKIMRSVVETCRIIPVIVTFAIGVAVLGALQALAGAYGFGVAALAGGLVLLIAGAVAGGIAVIAKWLVIGRIRAVEHPLWSSFVWRNEVSDTFVETVAAPWFARAATGTPVMNIWLRGLGAKIGRGVWCETYWLPEADLVRLDTGSTVNRGCVVQTHLFHDRIMRMDTVILDAGATLGPHCVALPASRIGAGATVGPASLVMRGDEVPASTRWQGNPIAVWDPSRKKKNG, encoded by the coding sequence GTGACAGCGGAACCGGTCCCGGTGATTCCCCCTCAGTACCTCTTGTCGTCCTCGGCACCGGAGCCCCGCACGCTGATCGACATCCTCTACGACACCGCGCGCCGCCACCCCGACGCCCCCGCCATCGACGACGGCGAGATCCAGCTGACCTACGCCGAGCTGATCGGCGATATCGAGGAGAGCGTGGCCTGGCTGGCCGCCCGCGGCATCGGCCGCGGCGACCGGATCGGCATCCGGATGCCCTCGGGCAGCTATGCCCTCTACACCGCCATCCTGGCCACCCTGGCCAGCGGTGCCGCCTACGTCCCGGTGGACGCCGACGACCCCGACGAGCGCGCCGCCCTGGTGTTCGGCGAGGCCGACGTGGTCGCGGTGATCACCGAGAAAGGCCTGGTGCGCGGGCCCGGGTCGTCGCGCGGCTGGCGCGCCGCGGCCCCGCTGACCAGGGACGACGCCTGGATCATCTTCACCTCCGGCTCGACCGGCACCCCCAAGGGGGTGGCGGTGACGCACCGCAACGCGGCGGCGTTCGTCGACGCCGAGGCGCGGATGTTCCTGCAGTCCAATCCGCTGGGGCCCGGGGACCGGGTGCTGGCCGGGTTGTCGGTGGCCTTCGACGCCTCGTGTGAGGAGATGTGGCTGGCCTGGCGGCACGGCGCCTGCCTGGTACCGGCGCCGCGGTCGCTGGTGCGCAGCGGCATGGACCTGGGGCCGTGGCTGGTGTCCCGCGACATCACGGTCGTCTCGACGGTCCCCACGCTGGCCGCGCTGTGGCCGGCCGAGGCCCTGGAGGCGGTCCGGCTGCTGATCTTCGGGGGCGAGGCGTGCCCACCTGAGCTGGCCGAGCGGCTGGCGGTCGACGGCCGCGAGGTGTGGAACACCTACGGCCCCACCGAGGCCACCGTCGTCGCCTGCGCAGCACCGCTGGACGGGAAGGGTCCCGTCAGCATCGGGCTGCCGCTGCCCGGCTGGGACCTGGTGGTCGTCGACAAGGACGGCGCCCCGGTCGGTTACGGCGACGTCGGCGAACTGGTGATCGGCGGGGTGGGCCTGGCCCGCTACCTGGACCCGGACAAGGACGCCGAGAAATACGCGCCGATGCCCACCCTCGGCTGGGACCGGGCGTACCGCAGCGGCGACCTGGTCCGGCTGGAAGCCGACGGCCTGTACTTCCAGGGCCGCGCCGACGATCAGGTCAAGGTGGGCGGTCGCCGGATCGAACTCGGTGAGGTCGACGCCGCCCTGGTGCATCTGCCCGGCGTCAGCGGCGGTGCGGCGGCGGTCCGCAAAACCGCCAGCGGCACCCCCCTGCTGGTCGGTTATATCGCCAGCGCCGACCCGGCGTTCGACCTGGCCGCCGCGCGCACCGCACTGGCCGCCGCACTGCCCGCGGCGCTGGTGCCCCGGCTGGTGCTGCTCGACGAACTGCCCACCCGCACCTCGGGCAAGGTCGACCGCAACGCGCTGCCCTGGCCACCGCCCGGCGCCGCCGCCGAGGACGAACCCGATCTGGGCACCGGCACCACCGGCTGGCTGGCCGGGCTGTGGCGCGACGTGCTGGGCGCGACGATCGACGGGCCGGAGGCCGATTTCTTCGCACTCGGCGGTGGATCGCTGTCGGCCGCCCAGCTGGTGACCGCGGTGCGGGCCCGCTACCCGCAGGTGACCGTCGCCGACCTCTATGACCATCCCCGGCTGGGTTCGCTGGCCGGCTATCTCGACGAGTTGGCTCCCCCGCCGCAGGTGCAGACCCGCACTGTGGCGCCCACCCCGCTGCTCACCCAGCTCGCCCAGGTGGTGCTGTCGGTTCCGCTGGCCACCCTCAGCGCCCTGCAGTGGGTGGTGTGGCTGGCCGTGCTCGACAACATCGCCGCCGCGACGCACCTGGTGCCCTGGGCCGTACACCTGAACTGGTGGATCGTCCTGGCCGGTTTCCTGATCTTCATCACCCCGCTGGGCCGGATGGGTATCGCGGTGCTGGGGGCCCGCACCCTGCTGTCGAATCTGCAGCCGGGCACCTACCGGCGCGGCGGATCCGAGCACCTGCGGGTGTGGTTCGCCGAACGGCTCGCCGACGCCAGCGGCGCGGAGAATCAGGCCGGCGCCCCGTGGCTGGTGTATTACGCGCGTGCCCTTGGCAATTCGGTTGGCAAAGGCGTCGACCTGCATTCGGCGCCGCCAGTCACGGGCATGCTCACCATCGGGCACCGCGCTTCGATCGAACCCGAGGTCGATCTCACCGGACACTGGATCGACGGTGACCTGTTCCACGTCGGGCCGATCAGCGTCGGCAACGACGCCACCATCGGCGCGCGCACCACCCTGTTCCCCGGCGCCGGCGTCGGGAAGAACGCCGACGTGGCGCCGGGTTCCGGTGTGGTCGGCAAGGTGAAGAACGGGCAGTACTGGAAGGGCTCGCCCGCGGCGAAATCCGGCAAGGCCCGCCACCCCTGGCCCGACGAACGGCCGCCGCGTTCCACGGTGTGGATGGCCGTCTACGCGGTGACCTCGATGTTGTTGGGGGCCTTGCCCTTGGCGGGTGTCGCGGCGGGGCTGGCCGTGCTGGCCTGGGCGGTCCGCGGCACCTCCACACCCACCGCGGCGATCGTGCCGGCGCTGCTCTGGACGCCGGTGGCCGCACTGGCGGCGATGGCCGCCTACGCCGCACTGACCGTCGTCGGGGTGCGGGTGCTCTCGATCGGCCTGACCGAGGGCTACCACCCGGTGCGCAGCCGGGTGGGCTGGCAACTGTGGGCCACCGAGCGCCTGATGGACGCCGCCCGCAACTACCTGTTCCCGATCTACGCCAGCCTGCTGACGCCGTGGTGGTTACGGGTGCTGGGCGCCAAGGTCGGCAAGGGCACCGAGATCTCGACGGCCCTGCTGACCCCGAAATTCACCGTCGTCGAGGACGGCGCCTTCCTGGCCGACGACACCATGGTCGCCTCCTACGAGTTGGGCGGCGGCTGGATCCACGTCGCGCGGGCCACCATCGGCAAGCGCGCGTTCCTGGGTAACTCCGGCATCACTCAGCCCGGGCGCCGAGTGCCCGACGACGGTCTGGTGGCCGTGCTGTCCGCCGCGCCGCACAAGGCCAAGGCCGGCTCGTCATGGCTGGGCAGTCCGCCGATCCGGTTGCGCCGCAACCCCACCGACGCGGACGCAATGCGCACCTTCCACCCGTCGGCACGGTTGAAGATCATGCGTTCGGTGGTCGAGACCTGCCGCATCATCCCGGTCATCGTGACGTTCGCGATCGGGGTGGCGGTACTCGGCGCGCTGCAGGCGCTGGCCGGTGCCTACGGGTTCGGCGTCGCCGCGCTGGCCGGCGGCCTGGTGCTGCTGATCGCCGGGGCGGTCGCCGGTGGTATCGCGGTGATCGCCAAATGGCTTGTGATCGGCCGCATCCGGGCCGTCGAGCATCCGCTGTGGTCGTCGTTCGTGTGGCGCAACGAGGTGTCGGACACCTTCGTGGAGACGGTCGCGGCGCCCTGGTTCGCGCGGGCGGCCACCGGCACACCGGTGATGAACATCTGGTTGCGCGGGCTCGGCGCAAAGATCGGCCGCGGGGTGTGGTGCGAAACGTACTGGCTGCCCGAGGCCGACCTGGTGCGCCTGGACACCGGCAGCACCGTCAACCGCGGCTGTGTCGTGCAGACGCACCTGTTCCACGACAGGATCATGCGGATGGACACCGTGATCCTGGATGCCGGCGCCACCCTGGGGCCGCATTGCGTGGCACTGCCGGCCAGCCGGATCGGTGCGGGCGCCACCGTCGGCCCGGCATCGCTGGTGATGCGCGGTGACGAGGTTCCGGCGTCCACCCGCTGGCAGGGCAATCCGATCGCGGTGTGGGATCCCTCGCGCAAGAAGAAGAACGGATGA